The genomic region TTTTACTGTAATTATCaccttttttaaataattgtgaaTCGCACAAAGGCCTTTTCCTAATAATCTTGCAATATCCTTCATGCTGACTTCAAGTCAACTTCAGTTTTATTTAGCTTCTTCCTGTAAGTCATACATagtgtaatatttattatattgtattacattatttattaacTCATAACTTACTCGAATTTTTGTAGCACACGAACTACGGACGACGGTCTGCTGCTGACAGCAGCTTCTTGGCTGTGATGACTGCTTCGATGTAACGGTTCTCCATGCTGTCTTCTACGTGCCAGCGGGGCATGGTAGGCTTTCGTCTTCCAGCATAATCGAATGAAATACCGACACTACGGACGGGATTGTCTTCTTTCAGAGCATTCAGTTCTGTGGAAACATCACTGAAGGTAGAAAAGACGTCCATCAGACGTTGAAGTCTGCAGTTTAGTGCTATGATATCAGGAGAGTTAGCGAATCCTTCCAGGAACTGCTCGAACACCTGGAGCTGCCAACTGATGCGCTCCATTCTCCTGTCGAGAATCTTGATCCGTTTATCGACGTTTCTAGGGTCCATTATGACTAGTGATGATGAATCAGGTCCCCAAAGACCGAGTTGGAATTTGTTGCGTCGAAGTCTAACGTCTGACTAAGGAGCTTATATGTCCAATGATTGGCGTCGAAGTGTCGTCGCTTCGTCAGTCTAGTTGACTACGAAAGACTGACTGCTCCGTAGGAACGTAAGAAACGTAGGAACGTaaggcgcggcgtttgtttactttttctttgtaaacacgctgtggatatgagagaaaaaacagggtctcactctggtcatacgtatacatatagggtgagctttcaactTTGAAAGACTATTCCTACATTtgcgtatgcgtggtcgggccggccgtTGGTCCGGCCCTCACCGCCCCCCACTACCTagtcctaactaattctgatcgcataatcttttcattctatatagccgtcatacagaatttgaactagtaatggaaaaatcatgagatcagaattggttagggttaggtggtggggaCGGAGAGCGCccatcagagcgcgccctgagccgtcgcgccgcgctctgattggtccgtgtttttcgttaataactgctaaacaaagccgcggacgccatttttgcaaaggaaaatgtcgcttcaaatgacccaaggaacctcccatttccgggagttACATTTATtctgggacaccttgtatattacGCCGACACCATACACGCCCACACAGTATTTCTGAGCGGATAACCCGAAAAAtctattttctgtttatttgtTTTTTGTAAACAACGTTGTGGATTCTATGTATACGGTGATACACATATAAGGTGagtttattttttgagataaattgaaaaatgtccTAAAACtatggtgcaaaagtggtgtttattagtattgggtatcactggattcgggaaagtctgcagaatcttttgctgtaaagaacaattcaatatcttttataataacatcacaatatttatttaaagttgaaaaaaacgttttctttcaaagtcatgtttctcaaaaactgtgcgagtaggaaaaaaattaagggcagatccGGAATCAGCACAAAAAAATCTACAAGATCCATACAACAGTATATTAgagaaacataaaaaaaagttgaaatttattGGACAGTGTTACCGAAACGGCTAACGACATTTTAGTAAAACAGGAACCCATtctcaaaatttcatccaattctgagcatgGGCATCGTCGAAAGTTTCGCCCAGATTAACAACAACTTCAGTTATCTAGCCAAACCTAACACAGACTAATATAATTGCCGCATAGACTTTTCGGGTTATCCGCAGTCGTTAACAGTTTCTTCCCAGAAACAATGTGTTTTACGCCTTTCTCAATGCTACGGTTCAAAAAACTTCAATAATTATAAGCGAAAATACGCTCTTGTAGCTGAGACAAAACATAACATATTTTTAGATAGAATGTGTTTTGCCATCTTTATCTTGTACGACCTTCAGCATTCCTTTTGGCAGTTATTCGTATGCATTTTGTAACGCTTCTTGCTTTGTAGGTTTCTATTGTTCGCCCACAAACGTTTACAAACCCTTGGCGTTATGAAAATTATTTCCTCTTTGAATATACCTCTATAACCAAGATCCCCCAACAATCCGCAATGCCATTTAGGTCCAAAGACCTTGCGCATAATGACTAAACATCTATTTTTTGAGACGTGAAGCAAGCTTTTACAACTTTTGAGGTATGCATACTAGAATTTTCCTGTTGACAGGTTTGTCTTTGATTCGCTAAGCGATGTGAATACTTTATTAGTTGCTTGTTTATGATGTTAACAATGACTTTACTATTTGTTTTGCATGAAACAAACCTAATTGCCGGATATCCCATTGCCGTCTAAATCATTATATCACCAGCACCACCACCACCGAAATTGTAAATCGCACAAAGGCCTCTTCATAATATTCTTGTAATATCCTTCATGGCGACTTCGAGCTGACTTCAGTTTCATTTAGCTTTTTCCTGTAAGTCATACataatgtaatatttattatattgtattacaTTACAACTCATGACTTACTCGAATTTTTGTTTCACATGACCTAAGAACGACACCCAATCCTCCAATGATTCTGGTTCGTTGCCATTGGCCAAATCGACCATCTGTGTTCGGTGACGGCAGTTTGCTGCTGACACCAGTTTCTTGGCTGTGATAACTGCTTCGATGTAACGCTCCTCCATTCTGTGTGGTTCCACATAGGAAGGTGGTTGTACGTGAGGGCCGTAATGTTTTTCCATCGCCACGATTTCTGCTTGGACATCATTGAAGGTGGAAAAGACGTCCATCAGACGTTGAAGTCTGCAGTTTAGTGCTATAATATCAGGAGTGTTATTAGCGAATCCTCGCAGGAACTCCTCGAACAGCCGGAGCTGCGAATTGATGCCATTCCATTTCGCGCGAAGAAGGTTGATTGAATCCAGTCCAGTGTTCATTATGACTAGTGATGAATGTGATGATGAATCAGGTCTCGAAAGACTGAGTTGGTATTTGTTGCGTCGAAGTCTAACGTCTGACTAGAAGCTTATATGTCCAGTGTTTGGCGTCGCGTCGTCAGTCTAGCTGACTACGAAAGACTGACTGGGATGATTGAGGTGACTGAGAGTTAGAATGGATTGTCCTTGGCTTTTATATTTTTCGACAATGAATAACTAGAAGATGGTTGGCTAGTGGTTTGATAGAGAGGGAAGCGCGAAACGCGTAGAAGTGCAGATAGATCAGGTATCTTGAGCAGACGACCGAAGTGGACGTGAGATGGCGAGCGTTATAGGCTCATTATCAgataaagaattaaaaaattgtgataTTCCCTTTTTTCTTCTTAGTATCATTCATTAGAAATTTTTAAGTAATATTTGTACACAATATCTAATAAACGAATCTGTCTATCACATTTCCAACAAactcaagtcgtttggtccacgtTTGAAAAGGTTATTTCTTTCTCAAGGATGTGCGAACACAATACTCTACTCGTAAACGGCTCAATAATAACGTTTAATGTGTATTTCATAGAAATTCTGTTTTCGTGCAAAGAAAAAATTATCGATGACGtactaataacactgtccaacaccaaatttgatttcaatatactgttgggtccttcttatagagttttttgcgctgattccgaatctgtccttaatttttctcctatactcacagtttttgaaaaacatggctttgaaaaaaaacatatttttcaactttaaacaaatattgtgatgttattataaaagatattgagttgttctttacagcaaaagattctgtagactttcccgaatacaatgatatccaatattaatacattatgattgtttaaacatgtttaaacaatgattaaagacggagagacgccacttttgcaccaatttttgaggatatttttcaatttatctcaaaaaattagggtccagcggaaaatcgaactataccacgcgatagagcagacatttatcttgagaaaccaccctttcaagtttgtaacgtcgacgtttttttcgaaccagaaaacaaaatatcttcgcccgacatgagttgtcatcagtggcgctcaccacctgAACGGTCGTTCgtcgctccgtatcccgtcgctgcgccgtatcccgtcccgagcgcctattttgctttctggttcgaaaaatacgtcgaccatgcaaacttcacagggggtttttcaagataaaagtctgctctatcgcgtggtatagttcgattttccgctggaccctaatgttttgagataaattgaaaaatatcctcaaaaattggtgcaaaagtggcggcTCTCcgcctttaatcattgtttaaacatgtttaaacaatcataatgtattaatattggatatcattgtattcgggaaagtctacagaatcttttgctgtaaagaacaattcaatatcttttataataacatcacaatatttgtttaaagttgaaaaatatgtttttttttcaaagccatgtttttcaaaaactgtgcgtataagagaaaaattaacgacagattcggaatcagcgcaaaaaactctataagaaggacccaacagtatattgaaatcataaaaaaagttgaaatttgttggacagtgtaagtGACGTCACTTATCGATAAATTATCGCTAACTTATCAATATAATAGCTGGCTAATATGAACTCTATTGTCCGCGAAACTGTCCTGAGATCTGTTTTTACACTAATCTCTACCGTTGTCTGTCATACTATAAGTACAGAATTCCATAGGGCGCATGAACTCTCAAACGACCACGACAAAAACACAGTATAGGACCGAAAGAGTCCAACAGATTCACACATAAAAATAGTTAGAaaaaggaaatacattttttggaactaatttattaattcacTTCATACGTTTTGTACAtggtattgatttttttaatgctcCGAgcataaaaaaaaaggaaatcatGTTCCACATTTCACTTATAAGCTTTATTACTAAagtgtttaaaaaattagtGTCTTCAGACAATCTGCCAATATCTCATTCATCTAAATCGCGTTCATTTCGCTTTATTTTAAGTTTCTTTTTTCTGGATCCTACCGCGCGGTGGGGAAAGATGTGAATACAATACAGTTTCAATGTGGCGCACTAAGCACGTTCCCCGAGTAGGTGTGACTGGGATGCAAATATGAGGAAGTTTCTCTCTCCAAAAAGGCTTGTTTGGTTCACGGACACCTCTAGGACCAGGACCGATGCAGGGACAGGAATATGTGGTGTTAGTCCCTGGGCGAACGCGTCTTACGCACTGGGGCACTATGCATCAGTTTTTTAAGCCGAAGTGTTTGTTATCCTGGCATGTGTTAGGGTAAACCTGGACAGAGGATACAGGAGCAAGCACATCTACATTTGCCGTAATAGCCGGGCGGCAATCGAATCACTGTGTAATGTAGTGACCATATCCAGCATCGGTCGGGACTGCGCTGTGGCATTAGCACTGCTGGAGGACGACAACTATGTCTACCTGCTGTGGGTTTCTATACATTCTGCAATCGAAGGGAACGAAGAGGCGAATAGAATGGCCCAGGAAGGAGCACGGTGTCTTGACGGGGTCATCGACAACCCTCTCAAGTTAGCACCGAGCGTGACGAAAATATGGATAAGAACGTAACTTATTCTGCTCTGGGACTCAGAAACAGATCTGCGACACACGAAGGCGTTCGTAAAAACCCCTTAAGGAACCAAGCCGTGTCGTCTAGATCGCTCAAAGCTGCGGCGCACAGTGCAGTGGCCAGAACGGCGAATTAGCTGTTCACGTCTATATTAGCATTATTTTaaaacttaaagaccacattaattagttcgttggattcgtcttggcgtcagctgTAACACATTAttgaataagaaatatataatggtaaataaataatgaagatgACCTCAATTTTTtcttaagaaagaaaatcttcacatttttttatattgagATTTGTAGAAGATTGAGTACTGATTACgctttgtaggaaacatttttttgtcgcaCCACCGGAAACGTCTGAAAAATCgtatgaataatgaataataatttaaaattggctgttcagagagacagagagagagagagagagagagagagagaggctttCAAACAAGAGTGTTCCATAATTTTGgaattaatgaattttattacaattaatgaaataacaaaaactACTGTCTtcttcaaaaaataaaaatattcaaacaaaaataagaatattaGAAAGTTACTGACCACAATTAATTAACCATACGCATTTGCcgcttataattatatttatctactgataaacaaaaatgtatacaacaATCCttcttaaaaaaaatataaatagaacaaAAAAACTAAATTCTAGTTTGTTTGTATTTCATATTTGGGTATACACTACCCGAGTATTATAAGTAGGACAGTGAAcagaaaacaatattttttaatatattatttaaacaaatggTGAGATTTTTAATGTGTGTTGGTATGTGTATGTCCCATAAAAAGGCACACAACTTTGCCATTGATACCGCGCGCGTTCATATATCTTGagtagtttccaagatattcgTGGAAATTGTTTTCTACCCTCACTTCGAAGGGGTGTTTGCACCTGGATTGTTCCCTTTGTGGGAGCTAATAGAAAGTTCAAATGCTTATTCATGATAGTATATTTTCTCAAGATCCACCAGGTGGTCGTCAACGCGTCTTATGTGGCGCAACTCGCCGCGGAACTGCGTGTCACGCAacgctttaaactttaaacataaCTTCCGGGGATGGGTCGAGAGGGAGACGAGAAATTTGCAGGATCTTTTAGAATAGACGTTGCTGAAAATATTCCACTTTTTTAGAGTATGTAACTTTACGCAACTTTCTTTAGTtcactaaatatttattttagaataataaaattaatttatatctgTAGCGGACATGTGGTGCATGGGAAAGTAGGACTTTCTGGACGCGGAAATTCCATCTTTTCCGAGTGCACACTCAAGGCGTTCATTAAAGTGACGATTGCCAGAACCGTGGCTCGACCGTTGTTATGTCCTTGGCGTTGACGATTCCTAACACATTGTTTTGAGGGAGGAAACTTTTTCCATTGCTCTTGAGGAATGGAGAATTCCTCCCCCGTTTTAACGGTTTTTAGGACGTCACCAATCCGCCCGCAGGAAGGTCTTTTACCAGTGGGACAGAAAGCtgaggtagcagagccctgaggcagttatattggcaggaatgtaccgaaacaatctgttccggacaaaaaaactccaggacgtgtctcacgagttacaaaatatacacaaatacacatgttatacattcatttttcagaatcaaatcatataaattttttaaaattctgcggggtgctcaaggtacctcattttatcgagaatcttactaTACTGAGGCTAATCGCCGCGTATACGCGAGAAATATTGCGCATTTCTGGCACCACTGGTGCCAACTGGCGATACTGACTCCTACTAGTCTCACACGCATTTTCGACTAGAACGTTCTGTTGGCCGAAACGGTCGCGGGCGCACTAATCGAATCGCGTGACGAAGAAATCAAATTCTTACCTTACGTTACCGCATTCCTACCATGGACCTTCTTgtcatctcaccacaatactttcGCGAGCCCCCGAAGATCCTCCGGGCAAGTTGAGCAAACTTGGCGCGAAAGTCGCCCGCTGCCGACAGTTCGACGATTCCCTCCACGTGACATATTCAATCAGGATATCTGGTTTGCCAAGTTCCCGCGCATTGAACCTTGTATCCGGATGAGTTTCGGCTTCTCAGGGCCGAAAGTTCGGCCCCCGAGCACTCTTCTCGAGGGCGCGGATAAAGACGAGCATGGACTTCTAGGGACACATTTGACCGCGCGAACACGTGGCAAATGCCGACGCGACGGTGGAACGAGACGGTACGAATAGGCGTTTGGTGGAAACGTTAGGGCTCGCGGGGAATGGTCCGTCGAACAGAGATTTGTTTTATATGTTAATCGACAGCCGGCTGCCACCGACCTATATTACCAAGTGTACAGCCTGCCATCCTGCTCTCATCCTTGGTCGTAACAATCCTCAAAATATGTCGTATAAGTAGagatcggcgcacagtgggtcgGATCGAAGAATTTAGGGACATGTAATTACTTTGTCTTGCTTTGTAAGAGTCTACAGAGAGatcgaaaatggaaaaattaatgaaattgagTGTTTCGGATGCTGGTAAGCGGATGTTGGATTCGCTGAGAAGGATCGAATGGTCTTATGTGCAGGTCGGTTATATGTAGATCGCGTTACAGGCGGGAAAATAAACGGTTCAAGGCAAATGCTGATCACGAACActatttattaattactttCGAACCCTGCCTTTGTCGGATTGACTAGCGCGTGAACTATATTATAATGTTCGTGAACTCGCTAAACTCGGCGTGAATGAAGGATTCGACAATAATCTTTGCTTGATGGTAACGGCGATCTTGGAGATTCAATTTGAACTGGTTCAATCGACACCGTTCGTCACCTTCGTGCTCGCGTACGCGAGGTTCAAGAAGGGAGAGGGGGAACGCTCGCCGGTTTGGTCGTTATTTACGTTTTTGAACTACCGCTGCCACGCGGTGGCGGATTCCTGAACATTGAGTAAATACTTTAGTTACTACGAacatttaaagttgagcgttttCAAAATACAGTTGTTACGTATGCGGACGTTTCCGTTAGTGATTCTTCATCCTTCCGGAGATATGTGTCGAAACAGAGGACCTATTTAAGAACATAGGGCTTACTCAAAATTGAAAGATACTAGGGCGCTTGCaagcgatgcagcgagttatataATTTCAAAGAACTCAATTTTAATCGCAAGTTGCACGTGACCCCCCACCATTGCGTAGACCCGATTTTGGatactatacagggtgggtcGCCACattttgccacctcaaatatctttgttgtttttaaagatacgtcaaatgtctgaaggacaaagttaaatggtaaaatggggcttatacgataccaacaaaatttttgtttttatgtaatttttttagagatatgaaggtgagcttcatttttttttaatggaatgaggtattttttaatacatcaatcgatgcagctggacattcgttacaaAAAAGTACTAATTTATGTATcttgaaaagttagtagttcagtagatatttcaatttaaataactctaaaataccattactgtcgttcTAACTAACAATAAGATGTTACACAAGtcagtaaacactaacgtcttagtacgacagtaatggtgttttagagttatttaaatcaaaatatctcttgaactactaacttttcgacatatataggtacttttttataacaaatgtccagctgtatcgattaatgtattaaaaaatacctcattccattaaaagaaatgaaggtcaccttcatatctcttaaaaaaattacataaaaacaaaaatttttttggtatcgtataagtcccattttaccattcaactttgtccttcagacatttgacgtatctttaaaaacaacaaagatatttgaggtggcaaaatGTGGcgacccaccctgtataaggGCATAGATCCCTCCTATTAATCCACGACGATAGTCAGATCGAGCAAAATCGGGTATTAAAAGTCCTTGTCCCACTTTTACATCTCGAAGAAAAAATCCTATTGACAACACTGCTCACATTCTTTTGCATTTATCACAATTCTATtgccaaaaaaatgttttctgctTGTTATAATGTTAAATAAAGTAACTGCAAAGATTTTGTGCAAAAATTCCTAAAGATTGACGAGAAAATAAGCCGTTTACAGAGCTCGTTCCCCTTAAGAGTTTCGTTTTAATACTGAGACTGCAGAGATGGgcagtattcaaataaaaaattattcaataaatttttgaataaaagataaataactattattctttattcgagggcttgaataaaaaagtaactattattcaaaaattattagaataattttttattcaccgagaatttattcaagcatagaataaaatttttattctttattcttattctttattcttattcttttttctcgaaaatgaataaatccatgaatactttcggccagctcgaggctacaatgaacacgaccgacgcccgagggtcgagccctgaggcctgagcccagaacacaatagtagtgcaataaacacggcccgacaatcccccggcgagccaggtagctcggcatgaaaccgctaaggagcgaatggtgaacttatttattttccgtgctaccctcacgaaagtcacacaagccaattcgtggcgttctgccgattaagaaaagcctaaactcgacggaattaggaccgtttctagtggttttattcattaaagtatgctcgaaatttttattctaataattctctggccatcaccgcgctagcgcgacgaagcgacggggacttgggacgccttggccaagtggtgcaataaacacggcccgacaatcccccggcgaggcaggtagctcggcatgaaaccgctaaggagcgaatggtgaacttatttattttccgtgctaccctcacgaaagtcacacgagccaattcgtggcgttctgccgattaagaaaagcctaaactcgacggaattaggaccgtttctagtggttttattcattaaagtatgctcgaaatttttattctaataattctctggccttcaccgcgctagcgcgacgaagcgacggggacttgggacgccttggccaagtggtgcaataaacacggcccgacaatcccccggcgaggcaggtagctcggcatgaaaccgctaaggagcgaatggtgaacttatttattttccgtgctaccctcacgaaagtcacacgagccaattcgtggcgttctgccgattaagaaaagcctaaactcgacggaattaggaccgtttctagtggttttattcattaaagtatgctcgaaatttttattctaataattctctggccttcaccgcgctagcgcgacgaagcgacggggacttgggacgccttggccaagtggtgcaataaacacggcccgacaatcccccggcgaggcaggtagctcggcatgaaaccgctaaggagcgaatggtgaacttatttattttccgtgctacccgcacgaaagtcacacgagccaattcgtggcgttctgccgattaagaaaagcctaaactcgacggaattaggaccgtttctagtggttttattcattaaagtatgctcgaaatttttattctaataattctctggccttcaccgcgctagcgcgacgaagcgacggggacttgggacgccttggccaagtggtgcaataaacacggcccgacaatcccccggcgaggcaggtagctcggcatgaaaccgctaaggagcgaatggtgaacttatttattttccgtgctacccgcacgaaagtcacacgagccaattcgtggcgttctgccgattaagaaaagcctaaacccgacggaattaggaccgtttctagtggttttattcattaaagtatgctcgaaatttttattctaataattctctggccatcaccgcgctagcgcgacgaagcgacggggacttgggacgccttggccaagtggtgcaataaacacggcccgacaatcccccggcgaggcaggtagctcggcatgaaaccgctaaggagcgaatggtgaacttatttattttccgtgcta from Lasioglossum baleicum chromosome 2, iyLasBale1, whole genome shotgun sequence harbors:
- the LOC143219185 gene encoding uncharacterized protein LOC143219185, with the protein product MDPRNVDKRIKILDRRMERISWQLQVFEQFLEGFANSPDIIALNCRLQRLMDVFSTFSDVSTELNALKEDNPVRSVGISFDYAGRRKPTMPRWHVEDSMENRYIEAVITAKKLLSAADRRP
- the LOC143219196 gene encoding uncharacterized protein LOC143219196, with translation MDVFSTFNDVQAEIVAMEKHYGPHVQPPSYVEPHRMEERYIEAVITAKKLVSAANCRHRTQMVDLANGNEPESLEDWVSFLGHVKQKFEKKLNETEVSSKSP